Proteins found in one Elusimicrobiota bacterium genomic segment:
- a CDS encoding MOSC domain-containing protein yields MEIASICVGPARRIPWRGETVATAIFKAPVEEARVAALGLEGDEQADPAVHGGPGKAVYAYSADHYPWWKQRLPGRELAFGAFGENLTVSGFDDEDACLGDAYLAGSALLIAAQPRLPCAKLGLRFDDPGMVKLFAQSLRLGVYFRVARPGRVRRGDAFEKVSEHALRLPVPELARLYFDPGLTAEKARPALEHPALEDNWRAMLAKRLRAGA; encoded by the coding sequence ATGGAGATCGCCTCGATCTGCGTCGGCCCCGCCCGCAGGATCCCCTGGCGCGGGGAGACCGTCGCCACCGCCATCTTCAAGGCCCCGGTCGAGGAAGCCCGCGTCGCGGCGCTCGGCCTCGAGGGCGACGAGCAGGCGGACCCGGCCGTGCACGGCGGCCCGGGCAAGGCGGTGTACGCGTACTCGGCCGATCACTATCCATGGTGGAAGCAGCGGCTGCCGGGCAGGGAGCTGGCCTTCGGCGCCTTCGGCGAGAACCTGACCGTCTCGGGCTTCGACGACGAGGACGCCTGCCTCGGGGACGCCTACCTCGCCGGCTCGGCGCTGCTGATCGCGGCGCAGCCGCGCCTGCCCTGCGCGAAGCTGGGCCTGCGCTTCGACGACCCGGGCATGGTCAAGCTCTTCGCGCAAAGCCTCCGCCTCGGCGTCTATTTCCGCGTCGCGAGGCCCGGACGCGTGCGCCGCGGGGACGCGTTCGAGAAGGTCTCCGAGCACGCGCTCCGCCTCCCGGTCCCGGAGCTCGCCCGGCTGTACTTCGACCCCGGGCTCACGGCCGAGAAGGCCCGGCCCGCGCTCGAGCATCCCGCGCTCGAAGACAACTGGCGCGCGATGCTGGCCAAGCGCCTGCGCGCCGGGGCTTAA